Proteins encoded together in one Stigmatella aurantiaca window:
- a CDS encoding CHAT domain-containing protein, with protein sequence MTSSCEQLAAFVDGELSPVEAEAFQKHLSGCEECQAGLMDQVQASTAVQAAGEHARQKTRAPFQPVRARRRTRAVPYAVGAVAVVLLGVLAVRGLRTSPEDPLLLAHAETRPLEGWLSYPGARRYRPLATMRSGSADRAGLDHRRLAELEDRGDFHGVATAYLLAGEFERAEQFLDRAPASPEVDSDRALAALGRGDAERALGLLEHARTSAPRSPRVHWNRGVVLRAMALELAASVEFQHVADTAEPGWSEEAKRLAGGLRANAEARQKAWSALTEAGQALALQGTPMPAAMVPRNPGRVRLYLYHALRTAASREQVLALLPLAQSLDQVSRTRTASASVQRIAGADFARRAPLAETYRTLLAAPGALSDGEKTAYLERLRRSGEQDLLLGAILLMGAERQHLAEVERLVQASDDVLWYRGPLVKAQALEEMARGAGTAAEQRLQEAVEDSRRAGLDYRSIALQEELSTLYNRLDRRREAMQVARAALEAARRTDDWFHEDLLVFDLVTSARLSHAPALARAYLDEYLQRAPEDCARRAEYHHFRALLAVEALDAPAARHELAQAQACPAAPTLFEIAVYGDLLRFGATGAERARAEDRIRLLRQDASLEPDQRLLLEHLAGRILIETDRPGGQRILRDVIAGAEKRRETDIEARKAWSHSYQALVRDAGKAGAFDEAIALLSAELERAAPPTCLLALAGQDERILFVAKGPQGETRGEYREGLTRSLHEAVPPVPAALQAVLEGCDTVRVLAEPLLQGRPGLLGPDRAWSYLAPKVRGPNAPAVGTSFKHVVVSDVEPPASLGLPRLLPWSRPPEPGEVHLRGASATPEAVLAELTDATQVEFHAHGLSRSGFSDASFLALSPGARGRYALTAADLQGRSLRGAPLVLLAACEANVGALRYHDVWSLPAAFIQAGARSVVAPSSQVPDAEVGTFFQELLERVDAGATAAQALRDTRRAWLQTKPTRWVEDLVVFE encoded by the coding sequence ATGACGTCTTCCTGTGAGCAGTTGGCCGCCTTCGTGGATGGGGAGCTGTCCCCCGTGGAGGCGGAGGCCTTCCAGAAGCACCTGTCCGGCTGCGAGGAGTGCCAGGCGGGGCTGATGGATCAGGTGCAGGCGAGCACCGCCGTGCAGGCCGCCGGGGAGCACGCCCGGCAGAAGACCCGCGCGCCCTTTCAACCCGTCCGGGCCCGGCGGCGGACCCGTGCCGTGCCGTATGCCGTGGGGGCCGTGGCCGTGGTCCTGCTTGGCGTCCTGGCGGTGCGTGGACTGCGGACGTCTCCCGAGGATCCCCTGCTGCTGGCCCATGCCGAGACACGGCCCCTGGAGGGCTGGCTCAGCTACCCGGGCGCAAGGCGCTACCGCCCCCTGGCCACGATGCGAAGCGGCTCGGCGGATCGGGCGGGGCTGGACCACCGCCGCCTGGCGGAACTCGAAGACCGGGGGGACTTCCACGGCGTGGCGACGGCGTACCTGCTCGCAGGCGAGTTCGAGCGCGCGGAGCAGTTCCTGGACCGGGCGCCCGCCTCCCCAGAGGTGGACAGTGACCGCGCGCTGGCGGCGCTGGGGCGGGGAGATGCCGAGCGCGCCCTGGGGCTGCTGGAGCACGCGCGGACGTCAGCGCCGCGGAGCCCGCGGGTGCACTGGAACCGGGGCGTGGTGCTGCGGGCCATGGCCCTGGAGCTGGCCGCCTCCGTCGAGTTCCAGCACGTGGCGGACACGGCCGAGCCGGGCTGGAGCGAGGAGGCGAAGCGGCTCGCCGGAGGGCTTCGGGCCAACGCGGAGGCCCGCCAGAAGGCGTGGAGCGCCTTGACGGAAGCGGGGCAGGCGCTGGCGTTGCAGGGCACGCCCATGCCTGCCGCGATGGTGCCGCGCAACCCGGGCCGGGTGCGGCTGTACCTCTACCATGCGCTCCGGACCGCGGCGTCGCGGGAGCAGGTGCTCGCGCTGCTGCCCCTGGCCCAGTCGCTGGACCAGGTGTCCCGGACGCGCACGGCCTCCGCCTCCGTCCAGCGCATCGCCGGGGCGGACTTCGCGCGGCGGGCACCCCTGGCGGAGACGTACCGCACGCTGCTGGCGGCCCCGGGGGCGCTGTCGGACGGGGAGAAGACGGCGTACCTGGAGCGGCTCCGGCGCTCGGGCGAGCAGGACCTGCTCCTGGGGGCCATCCTCCTGATGGGGGCGGAGCGCCAGCACCTCGCCGAGGTGGAGCGGCTCGTCCAGGCCTCGGACGACGTGCTCTGGTACCGGGGCCCCCTGGTGAAGGCCCAGGCCCTGGAGGAGATGGCGCGGGGCGCGGGCACGGCGGCCGAGCAGCGCCTCCAGGAGGCCGTGGAGGACTCCCGCCGGGCGGGGCTGGACTACCGGAGCATCGCGCTCCAGGAAGAGCTGAGCACCCTCTACAACCGGCTGGACCGCCGCCGGGAGGCCATGCAGGTGGCGCGCGCGGCGCTGGAGGCTGCCCGCAGGACCGATGACTGGTTCCACGAGGACCTGCTCGTGTTCGACCTGGTGACGAGCGCCCGGTTGAGCCACGCCCCCGCGCTGGCCCGGGCCTACCTGGACGAGTACCTCCAGCGCGCTCCGGAGGACTGTGCCCGGCGCGCGGAGTACCACCACTTCCGGGCCCTGCTGGCCGTGGAGGCACTGGATGCGCCGGCGGCGCGGCACGAGCTGGCCCAGGCCCAGGCGTGCCCCGCGGCCCCGACGCTGTTCGAGATCGCCGTCTACGGAGACCTGCTCCGGTTTGGCGCCACCGGAGCCGAGCGGGCGCGGGCGGAGGACCGGATCCGCCTGCTGCGCCAGGATGCCTCGCTCGAACCGGACCAGCGCCTGCTGCTGGAGCACCTCGCGGGCCGCATCCTCATCGAGACGGATCGCCCCGGGGGCCAGCGCATCCTCCGCGACGTCATCGCCGGGGCGGAGAAGCGCCGGGAAACGGACATCGAGGCGCGCAAGGCCTGGTCCCACAGCTACCAGGCCCTGGTGCGGGACGCGGGCAAGGCCGGAGCGTTCGACGAGGCCATCGCCCTGCTCTCGGCCGAGCTCGAACGGGCCGCGCCGCCCACGTGCCTGCTGGCCCTGGCCGGGCAGGACGAGCGGATCCTCTTCGTGGCGAAGGGCCCCCAGGGCGAGACCCGGGGCGAATACCGCGAGGGGCTCACCCGCTCCCTGCACGAGGCGGTGCCTCCCGTCCCCGCCGCGCTCCAGGCGGTGCTCGAAGGCTGTGACACGGTGCGGGTGCTCGCGGAGCCGCTCCTGCAAGGGCGTCCGGGGCTGCTGGGCCCGGACCGGGCCTGGAGCTACCTGGCCCCCAAGGTCCGGGGGCCGAATGCCCCGGCGGTGGGAACCTCCTTCAAGCACGTCGTCGTATCGGACGTGGAGCCTCCGGCCTCCCTGGGCCTGCCGCGCCTGCTGCCCTGGAGCCGCCCCCCGGAGCCGGGCGAGGTCCACCTCAGAGGCGCCTCCGCGACCCCCGAGGCCGTGCTGGCGGAGCTCACCGATGCCACCCAGGTGGAGTTCCACGCGCATGGCCTGAGCCGGTCCGGCTTCTCCGATGCGTCCTTCCTCGCGCTCTCGCCGGGCGCCAGGGGCCGCTACGCGCTGACGGCGGCGGACCTTCAGGGCCGCTCGCTCCGGGGCGCGCCCCTGGTGTTGCTGGCGGCCTGCGAGGCGAACGTGGGGGCCCTGCGCTACCACGATGTGTGGAGTCTGCCCGCGGCCTTCATCCAGGCCGGCGCGCGCTCGGTGGTGGCCCCGTCCTCCCAGGTTCCGGACGCCGAGGTGGGCACCTTCTTCCAGGAACTGCTCGAACGCGTGGACGCGGGGGCCACGGCCGCCCAGGCGCTCCGGGACACGCGCCGGGCCTGGCTCCAGACAAAGCCCACGCGTTGGGTGGAGGACCTGGTGGTGTTCGAGTAG
- the purU gene encoding formyltetrahydrofolate deformylase — translation MTSQFETTARLLITCPDRPGIVSAVTTFLYHHGANVTELDQYSTDPTGGRFFMRLEFQTPHLDVSRATLKQAFGDVVGQRFEMDWRLSFAADKPRMGILVSKHDHALMDLLWRWQRGELRVDIPLVISNHPDLREAVERFGVRFEHVPVEAATHAESEARMLSLLEGQAEFIVLARYMRILSAGFVARYPHRIINIHHSFLPAFIGADPYKQAYERGVKLIGATAHYVTSELDQGPIIEQDTGRVSHRQAVPELRHLGRDLERQVLARAVRWHAEDRIIVDGNKTIVFA, via the coding sequence ATGACTTCCCAATTCGAGACGACGGCCCGTTTGCTCATCACCTGCCCTGACCGCCCCGGCATCGTCTCGGCGGTCACCACGTTCCTGTACCACCATGGGGCCAACGTCACCGAGCTGGACCAGTACTCCACGGACCCCACCGGTGGCCGCTTCTTCATGCGCCTGGAGTTCCAGACGCCCCACCTGGACGTGTCCCGGGCCACGCTGAAGCAGGCGTTCGGGGATGTCGTGGGCCAGCGCTTCGAGATGGACTGGCGCCTCAGCTTCGCCGCCGACAAGCCCCGCATGGGCATCCTCGTCTCCAAGCATGACCATGCGCTGATGGACCTGCTCTGGCGCTGGCAGCGCGGAGAGCTCCGGGTGGACATCCCCCTGGTCATCTCCAACCACCCGGACCTCCGGGAGGCCGTGGAGCGCTTCGGGGTGCGCTTCGAGCACGTGCCGGTGGAAGCGGCCACCCACGCGGAGTCGGAGGCCCGCATGCTCTCGCTCCTGGAGGGCCAAGCGGAATTCATCGTGCTGGCGCGCTACATGCGCATCCTCTCGGCGGGGTTCGTGGCGCGCTACCCCCACCGCATCATCAACATCCACCACTCGTTCCTGCCGGCCTTCATCGGCGCCGACCCGTACAAGCAGGCGTATGAGCGGGGGGTGAAGCTCATCGGCGCCACGGCGCACTACGTGACGTCGGAGCTGGACCAGGGGCCCATCATCGAGCAGGACACCGGCCGGGTGTCCCACCGCCAGGCGGTGCCCGAGCTGCGGCACCTCGGGAGGGATCTCGAGCGCCAGGTGCTGGCGCGCGCCGTGCGCTGGCATGCCGAGGACCGCATCATCGTCGACGGCAACAAGACCATCGTCTTCGCCTGA
- a CDS encoding deoxyribodipyrimidine photo-lyase, with protein MASRKVEEGRLKRLNAHAAKGGEYVLYWMQQSARAEHNPALEYAVQQANAAKLPLLVGYGLMDDYPEANVRHYRFLLEGLQDCQRTLAERGIPFVLQRGAPPEVALKLARNAALVVCDRGYLRHQKQWREQVAQKALCPVVQVEADVVVPVEVASVKAEFAARTLRPKIHRLWETYLVKLAPTPLQVDSLKLGVKGLNLEDVDAVLKKLVLDRSVPPVHHRFRGGTREANRLLRTFLHRHLPEYQENRPHPETDYVSHMSKYLHFGQMSPVVIALAAREARALRPQRDTFLEELIVRRELAQNFAEYTPQYDSYACLPAWARKTLAAHMGDERPFQYTKEQLEQARTHDPYWNAAMREMRYTGYMHNAMRMYWGKKILEWGKTPEEAYRTALTLNNTYFLDGRDANSFANIGWVFGLHDRPWGARAVYGTVRSMSSKGLERKADMAAYIAKVDALVDEAKAAGVRFETD; from the coding sequence ATGGCGAGCAGGAAGGTGGAGGAAGGCCGGCTCAAGCGGCTCAACGCGCACGCGGCGAAGGGCGGCGAGTACGTGCTGTACTGGATGCAGCAGAGCGCCCGCGCGGAGCACAACCCCGCCCTGGAGTACGCGGTTCAGCAGGCGAACGCGGCGAAGCTCCCACTCCTCGTGGGCTACGGGCTGATGGATGACTACCCCGAGGCGAACGTCCGCCATTACCGCTTCCTCTTGGAGGGGCTCCAGGACTGCCAGCGGACCCTGGCGGAGCGGGGGATTCCCTTCGTGCTCCAACGGGGTGCGCCGCCCGAGGTGGCGCTGAAACTCGCGCGGAACGCGGCGCTCGTGGTGTGTGACCGGGGCTACCTGCGGCACCAGAAGCAATGGCGGGAGCAGGTGGCCCAGAAGGCCCTCTGCCCGGTGGTGCAGGTGGAGGCGGACGTGGTGGTGCCGGTGGAGGTGGCCTCGGTCAAGGCGGAGTTCGCGGCGCGTACCCTGCGGCCGAAGATTCACCGGCTCTGGGAGACGTACCTGGTGAAGCTCGCGCCCACACCGCTCCAGGTGGACTCCTTGAAGTTGGGCGTGAAGGGCCTGAACCTGGAGGATGTGGACGCGGTGCTGAAGAAGCTGGTGCTGGACCGCTCGGTGCCGCCTGTGCACCACCGCTTCCGGGGCGGCACGCGGGAGGCGAACCGGCTGTTGCGGACGTTCCTCCACCGGCACCTGCCCGAGTACCAGGAGAACCGTCCACACCCCGAGACGGACTACGTCTCGCACATGAGCAAGTACCTCCACTTCGGGCAGATGAGCCCGGTGGTGATTGCCCTCGCGGCCCGGGAGGCCCGGGCATTGCGGCCGCAGCGGGACACGTTCCTGGAGGAGCTCATCGTCCGGCGGGAGCTGGCGCAGAACTTCGCCGAGTACACGCCTCAATACGATTCCTATGCCTGCCTTCCGGCCTGGGCGCGCAAGACCTTGGCGGCCCACATGGGGGACGAGCGCCCCTTCCAATACACGAAGGAGCAGCTCGAACAGGCCCGCACGCATGATCCGTACTGGAACGCCGCGATGCGGGAGATGCGTTACACGGGCTACATGCACAACGCCATGCGCATGTACTGGGGGAAGAAGATCCTGGAGTGGGGGAAGACGCCTGAGGAGGCGTACCGGACGGCGCTGACGCTCAACAACACGTACTTCCTGGATGGGCGCGACGCGAACTCCTTCGCCAACATCGGCTGGGTGTTCGGTCTGCATGACCGCCCCTGGGGAGCGCGCGCCGTCTACGGTACCGTTCGCTCCATGTCCTCCAAGGGGCTGGAGCGAAAGGCAGACATGGCTGCCTATATCGCGAAGGTGGACGCGCTCGTGGACGAAGCGAAGGCGGCCGGGGTGCGCTTTGAAACAGATTGA
- a CDS encoding acyl-CoA synthetase, with the protein MTLPHPPSTPPDKHGPGSPSSLLEVFLEHARKTPDRLALRFDAKRYTYGELARDVTAFAQALLRRHLKPGERVALYLENSPAFVIAYLGVQYAQGIVVLVNTQYRQVELSHILSDSETRVCITGEAGAAELTPLLGELPALEWLITVEPLTASPPPSRPLLSFDTLLAEPVEERPMSLPGGTDIAVLGYTSGTTGRSKGAMLRQSNLLSNIRAVTQAWRWTEEDRLLLVLPLFHAHGLLVGLHGTLYTGASAELHRRFVAPEVLERLHADTAFTLFFGVPTMYGRLLEESRRTGVRPRPLRLMVSGSAPLSAQLFQEIEAEFGQRILERYGMTETIMNTTNPYEGERRPGTVGMPFPGQEARVVDVRTRKPVPDGEPGEIEVRGPHVFSGYWRREQATEESFDKDGGWFRTGDLGLRDADGYFHITGRARELIISGGFNIYPREVEEVLATHPGVGEVAVLGLPDKDFGEQVIAVVVPAAGQPAPSAQALVDWCKDRLASFKKPRRVEFVDALPRNALGKIQKHVLRERLLSL; encoded by the coding sequence ATGACGCTCCCGCATCCGCCCTCGACGCCTCCGGACAAGCACGGCCCAGGAAGTCCCTCCAGCCTCCTGGAGGTCTTCCTGGAGCACGCCCGGAAGACTCCAGACCGGCTGGCCCTGCGCTTCGATGCGAAGCGCTACACCTACGGCGAACTCGCCCGTGACGTGACTGCCTTCGCGCAGGCGCTCCTTCGCCGTCACCTGAAGCCGGGGGAGCGTGTCGCTCTCTATCTGGAGAACAGCCCAGCGTTCGTCATCGCCTACTTGGGCGTGCAGTACGCCCAGGGCATCGTGGTGCTCGTCAACACGCAGTACCGGCAGGTAGAGCTGAGCCACATCCTCAGCGACTCCGAGACCCGCGTCTGCATCACCGGGGAGGCGGGCGCGGCCGAGCTGACACCGCTCCTGGGGGAGCTTCCCGCGCTGGAGTGGCTCATCACCGTGGAGCCGCTCACTGCCTCGCCCCCACCCTCCCGGCCCCTCCTCTCCTTCGACACGCTCCTCGCCGAGCCAGTGGAGGAGCGCCCCATGTCCCTGCCTGGGGGCACCGACATCGCCGTGTTGGGCTACACCTCGGGCACCACCGGGCGCTCCAAGGGAGCCATGCTGCGGCAGAGCAACCTGCTTTCCAACATCCGGGCCGTGACCCAGGCCTGGCGGTGGACGGAGGAGGACCGGCTGCTGCTCGTCCTGCCCTTGTTCCACGCCCATGGGCTCCTGGTGGGCCTGCACGGCACCCTCTACACGGGCGCCAGCGCGGAGTTGCACCGCCGCTTCGTGGCCCCGGAGGTGCTGGAGCGTCTGCACGCGGATACAGCGTTCACGCTGTTCTTCGGTGTGCCGACCATGTACGGGCGGCTGCTGGAGGAATCCCGGCGCACCGGAGTCCGGCCCCGTCCCTTGCGGCTGATGGTCTCTGGCTCTGCGCCGCTCAGCGCCCAGCTCTTCCAGGAGATCGAAGCCGAGTTCGGCCAGCGCATCCTGGAGCGCTACGGGATGACCGAGACCATCATGAACACCACCAACCCCTATGAGGGGGAGCGTCGGCCGGGCACGGTGGGCATGCCCTTCCCCGGCCAGGAGGCGCGTGTGGTGGACGTGCGGACCCGCAAGCCCGTGCCGGATGGAGAGCCGGGTGAGATCGAAGTCCGGGGCCCTCACGTCTTCTCTGGCTACTGGAGGCGGGAACAGGCCACGGAAGAGTCCTTCGACAAGGACGGGGGGTGGTTCCGGACAGGCGACCTGGGGCTTCGGGATGCAGATGGCTACTTCCACATCACGGGCCGCGCCCGCGAGCTGATCATCAGCGGTGGCTTCAACATCTATCCGCGAGAGGTCGAGGAGGTGCTCGCCACGCACCCAGGTGTGGGCGAGGTGGCGGTGCTCGGGCTGCCGGACAAGGACTTCGGCGAGCAGGTGATCGCCGTGGTGGTTCCCGCAGCCGGACAGCCCGCGCCCAGCGCGCAGGCTCTGGTGGACTGGTGCAAGGACCGGCTGGCCAGCTTCAAGAAGCCCCGCCGAGTGGAGTTCGTTGACGCGCTACCGCGCAACGCACTGGGCAAGATTCAGAAGCACGTTCTCCGCGAACGGTTGCTCTCCCTCTGA
- a CDS encoding serine hydrolase domain-containing protein, giving the protein MKLKQLVLVSALAASVAGNTACSDDPTPPAGPPACEEVASSLSLELTERIDRFIAGRMAQGHVTGLSLVVLREGKPAYVRGYGFTHVDGSQRMTACSRVSIGSTTKSMTVLALMQLVEQGKVDLDAPVTRYLPWFQTADGRGGDILVRHLLSHTAGLPRSSLLEGDMDDGALERHVREMAQVRLEYAPGTGWNYANKGYAIAGLIIQTVSGMPYEQYMARYVFRPLGMEHTTFGPPVDPAAPLAQGYGWTRGTLQPAPVMLARAQYASGAATYGSAQDVSAYLEALLAGGRSGETQVLRPESLDRMWQPAMQVAPDAAYALGWYVGTWNGRKAVFHDGMVAGSGSLFMLFPEDQMAVATVANLSSPAQEEMARGVAALLMGLEPPPATPPFYRAPSTFVPDRSVWQRYTGGYAVHGLGTMRLRQDGDRLVADVLSTQPVVTVELEAYGDNEFVTRHPLGLMEGLTLSFQQTGEDPTLLLVDGTPAGQKL; this is encoded by the coding sequence TTGAAGCTGAAGCAACTTGTTCTCGTCTCCGCGCTCGCCGCGAGCGTGGCTGGAAATACGGCCTGTTCGGATGACCCCACGCCTCCCGCGGGCCCGCCTGCCTGTGAGGAGGTGGCCTCCTCGCTCTCGCTGGAGCTGACGGAGCGCATCGACCGGTTCATTGCCGGGCGGATGGCGCAGGGCCATGTCACGGGCCTCTCGCTCGTGGTTCTCCGGGAAGGCAAGCCCGCGTATGTGCGCGGCTACGGCTTCACCCACGTGGATGGCTCGCAGCGCATGACGGCGTGCTCGCGGGTGTCCATCGGCTCGACCACCAAGTCGATGACGGTCCTGGCCCTGATGCAGCTGGTGGAACAGGGGAAGGTGGACCTGGACGCACCGGTGACGCGCTACCTGCCCTGGTTCCAGACGGCGGATGGACGGGGCGGGGACATCCTCGTCCGGCACCTCCTGTCGCATACCGCGGGCCTGCCCAGGAGCTCCCTGCTGGAAGGCGACATGGACGACGGGGCCCTGGAGCGCCACGTGCGCGAGATGGCCCAGGTGCGCCTCGAATACGCGCCGGGCACGGGCTGGAACTATGCCAACAAGGGCTACGCCATCGCTGGACTCATTATCCAGACGGTGTCCGGTATGCCGTATGAACAGTACATGGCGCGGTACGTCTTCCGGCCCCTCGGCATGGAGCACACCACCTTCGGTCCCCCTGTGGATCCGGCGGCTCCGCTCGCGCAGGGGTATGGGTGGACGCGCGGGACGCTCCAGCCTGCCCCCGTGATGCTGGCCCGGGCGCAGTACGCCTCGGGCGCGGCGACGTATGGCTCGGCCCAGGACGTGAGCGCGTACCTGGAGGCGCTTCTCGCCGGGGGGCGGAGCGGGGAGACCCAGGTGCTTCGCCCGGAGTCCCTGGACCGGATGTGGCAGCCCGCCATGCAGGTGGCCCCGGATGCCGCGTATGCGCTCGGCTGGTACGTGGGCACGTGGAATGGACGGAAGGCGGTCTTCCACGACGGAATGGTGGCCGGCAGCGGCTCCCTGTTCATGCTCTTTCCCGAGGACCAGATGGCCGTGGCCACCGTGGCCAACCTGAGCAGCCCGGCGCAGGAAGAAATGGCCCGGGGGGTGGCCGCGCTGCTGATGGGCCTTGAGCCTCCCCCGGCCACGCCTCCGTTCTACCGGGCCCCGAGCACCTTCGTGCCGGACCGTTCAGTCTGGCAGCGGTACACCGGCGGCTACGCGGTCCACGGCTTGGGAACGATGCGGCTCCGCCAGGACGGAGACCGACTGGTGGCAGACGTGCTCTCCACTCAGCCCGTCGTGACGGTGGAACTCGAGGCCTACGGCGACAATGAGTTTGTCACCCGCCACCCGCTCGGGCTCATGGAGGGCCTGACGCTGTCTTTCCAACAGACCGGAGAGGACCCGACACTCCTCCTGGTGGACGGCACCCCGGCAGGGCAGAAGCTGTAG
- a CDS encoding DUF7151 family protein, with product MHQHWIWRRSVVAGLVVALTACFSPPDVVGAGGHNGTDGKNASVRLVPEPPGTRCPQGGTAILTGLDDNEDGALSDDEVKQTSYVCSGGGGQTGSMSLVKLMPESAGAQCASGGTAILSGLDTNADGIQGDTEVSSTQYLCNGEDGMRGNTYLVKLLPEASGAHCSRSGTAVLGGIDVNANAQLESTEVTTTQYVCPPLAEAAGNQALIRLDVEPSGANCSQGGTAVKSGLDANSNGTLETSEVTNTTFVCNGLRGNDGQNGRNSLVRLDPDASGTNCAYGGTAVKSGLDLNGDKVLNDAEVTTTQFVCSMANLFRTKWASNPRGGYPSGEITNLWVPVSRRVSLYKTKDTSRIKLTVSDNFRVGLNSTGGGGWYSVRMNGSGMGCDAKQYNSNASNWRQDYQLPFANVCLTDQLPKGLYEFDVWSIADLGTSYIGGNYSASALLLAEEMDDTQPYAFSKEGVGEGTVSTSLVKVNGREVTFTKQSVSSLLKVTLADTFRAGYARDGGSATVMVRLDGATTSCYTGKYDGQGTGGNIINPFVMTCILHNVSAGKHQLDVAFSQTAGGGDAHLGSERSSPLLLVEELPNTGLTFSNMNIGSGELSGDWAGVGARQIAHSVSSPGKTLKVTYSDTFRAVAGCNGRWGSFQLYVDYQPTGCINGQFVWNAGAPQNHHHPMNLTCLVPNLTPGYHTFSIWSTTLHPDGSTCGSNFFGWTRGQNLLMVEELP from the coding sequence ATGCACCAGCATTGGATTTGGCGCCGGTCCGTCGTGGCCGGTCTCGTTGTCGCGCTCACCGCCTGTTTTTCGCCTCCGGACGTCGTGGGAGCGGGTGGACACAATGGCACCGACGGCAAGAATGCCTCGGTCCGGCTCGTTCCGGAGCCACCAGGAACGAGGTGCCCACAAGGAGGCACCGCGATCCTGACCGGCCTCGACGACAATGAGGACGGTGCCTTGTCCGACGATGAAGTGAAACAGACCTCGTACGTGTGCAGCGGTGGCGGAGGCCAGACCGGCAGCATGTCGCTCGTGAAGCTGATGCCCGAGTCCGCAGGCGCCCAGTGCGCGTCCGGTGGCACGGCAATCCTGTCCGGCCTTGACACGAACGCAGACGGGATCCAGGGAGACACCGAGGTCTCGAGCACGCAGTACCTCTGCAACGGTGAAGACGGGATGCGTGGGAACACCTATTTGGTGAAGTTGCTCCCCGAGGCTTCCGGTGCGCACTGTTCACGGAGTGGAACGGCCGTGCTCGGGGGCATCGACGTGAACGCCAACGCGCAACTCGAGAGCACGGAGGTGACAACGACTCAGTACGTCTGCCCCCCGCTTGCAGAAGCAGCCGGCAACCAAGCCCTCATCCGGCTCGATGTCGAACCGTCCGGTGCAAACTGCAGTCAGGGGGGCACGGCCGTCAAGAGTGGCCTCGACGCCAACTCCAATGGAACGCTCGAAACGAGCGAGGTCACGAACACCACCTTCGTGTGCAATGGCCTGCGTGGCAACGACGGTCAGAATGGAAGGAACTCCCTCGTCCGGCTCGACCCCGACGCCTCGGGCACCAACTGTGCCTACGGCGGCACGGCCGTGAAGAGTGGCCTTGATTTGAATGGCGACAAGGTCCTGAACGACGCCGAGGTCACGACCACCCAGTTCGTGTGCAGCATGGCCAATCTCTTCCGGACGAAGTGGGCGAGCAACCCACGGGGAGGTTATCCCTCTGGAGAGATCACCAACCTGTGGGTCCCCGTGTCTCGCCGGGTGTCGCTCTACAAGACCAAGGATACGTCTCGCATCAAGCTCACCGTCTCCGACAACTTCCGGGTGGGCCTCAACTCCACCGGAGGAGGTGGCTGGTACTCGGTGCGAATGAATGGCAGCGGGATGGGCTGCGACGCCAAGCAGTACAACTCCAATGCGTCCAACTGGAGGCAGGATTATCAACTTCCCTTCGCGAACGTCTGCCTGACTGACCAGCTTCCCAAAGGTCTGTATGAATTCGATGTGTGGTCGATCGCGGACCTTGGAACCAGTTACATTGGCGGAAACTACAGTGCCAGTGCACTGCTCCTCGCCGAGGAGATGGATGATACCCAGCCCTACGCATTCTCGAAGGAAGGCGTAGGAGAGGGCACGGTGAGCACGTCGCTCGTCAAGGTGAACGGACGAGAAGTCACTTTCACGAAGCAGTCCGTGTCCTCGCTTCTCAAAGTCACGCTCGCGGACACATTCCGGGCTGGCTATGCACGGGATGGCGGATCAGCGACTGTGATGGTACGGCTCGATGGCGCTACCACCAGTTGTTACACGGGCAAGTACGACGGGCAGGGAACGGGCGGCAATATCATCAATCCTTTCGTGATGACCTGCATCCTCCATAACGTCTCCGCGGGGAAGCATCAGTTGGACGTCGCGTTCTCGCAGACAGCAGGAGGGGGCGATGCACACCTGGGTTCGGAGCGGAGCAGTCCCCTTCTGCTCGTCGAGGAACTTCCGAATACCGGGCTCACCTTCTCGAACATGAACATCGGAAGTGGTGAACTCTCTGGAGACTGGGCGGGTGTCGGTGCGCGGCAGATCGCGCACAGTGTCAGTTCGCCTGGGAAGACCTTGAAGGTGACCTATTCAGACACGTTCCGTGCGGTGGCCGGTTGCAACGGGCGATGGGGCTCTTTCCAGCTGTATGTCGACTACCAGCCGACTGGGTGCATCAACGGCCAGTTCGTGTGGAACGCAGGTGCTCCTCAGAATCACCATCATCCGATGAACCTGACGTGCCTTGTTCCGAACCTGACGCCTGGCTACCACACGTTCTCTATCTGGTCGACGACCCTGCACCCGGATGGAAGCACCTGCGGCTCCAATTTCTTCGGTTGGACCCGGGGGCAGAACCTGCTGATGGTCGAAGAATTGCCGTAG